The nucleotide window tgtatctcctttttctcccaattcccAGTacatagtaggtcctcgtggtggtgctgttactcacctcaatccgggtggcggaggacgagtctcagttgccaccgcttctgagaccgtcaattggcgcatctgatcacgtgacacattgtgcatgacaccgcggagactcacagcatgtggaggctcatgctactctccacgatccacacacaactcaccacacgccccattgagagaaccactaatcaccaccacgaggaggttaccccatgtgactctaccctccctagcaactgggccaatctggttgccccatgtgactctaccctccctagcaaccggcccaatttggttgccccatgtgactctaccctccctagcaaccggcccaatttggttgccccatgtgactctaccctccctagaaaccggcccaatttggttgccccatgtgactctaccctccctagcaaccaggcgaatttggttgccccatgtgactctaccctccctaggaacCGGCCCAATTTGTTTGCCCCAtctgacactaccctccctagcaaccagcccaatttggttgccccatgtgacactaccctccctagcaaccgggacaatttggttgccccatgtgactctaccctcccttgcaatagggccaatttggttgcttaggagatctggctggtgTCACTCCGTACACATGGCTGGTCATTTCTTACCGGGAACACCACagatgtgagtgtgtatgagtgtgtacacATGTCTGAGGACCTTATTTGTGCCAGTAAACATGCATCCATGTGCTCATCAGATGGTTGaaatgctcctgaacacttcattttttttttagccccacccattaatttccaatggccggtcataTTTGACCAGTGACacaacaagtgtaacaaagtgaaataaaaccaatacaaCTTGTATTCCAagtacaaaaacaattataaaaaatcgTCCGGGTCAAAATGACCGGAACAAAACATTGTGTTCATCTTGTGTTGTTTTGAATGTGGCAACCCGCTCGCTGATCTCTGTGTGTCATGGAAGATCTTTTGGGATTAGTGTCTTATTATTTTAAAGGCGTCCCATTGGCCGGTTGCTGTGGAAATCTCTCCCTGTTCTCTTCCAACAGTGTGTTCTCTTCTGTTATTCTTTTAATTACCCTTTTCTATCAGGCATGCTCAGGGACGGCATCATCCTCAGGGACCCAATGATGAGGCTCCGGTCACATGACTCACATGatgtatgatgatgatgatggtgatgatttGGATCTTAAAATTAaggtataaaaatcattgtgtttgGACCAGAAAATAGTGATGAtacttcactgtattacagtaataaagATACTTTCTGGCTTTATAGTAGTGACTTTGGGGAGACAAAGTGCTTAAAGGgatgttcatccaaaaatgtaaattcagtcattgtttactcaccccagtGTTGTTGTAACTCTATAAGACTATTTCTttctctgaacacaaagggagaaattgtgcgtaaatattgtgctcagtgatgtcacaataacagtttatggtgaccacctcttcaaacttcaaaagaacacaaaagtatcattcagaagtcaaattaattattcatgagactcatgattgttatgaaagtatacgataagatttgatgagaaacaaactgaaatctgatgtgttatttagtgtaaatgttcactgaccgttgatttcgtgtgtgtgtgtgtgtgtgtgtgtgtgttcatgataggacacaaATTATCTGAATActaaaataaggctgggcatagaaatgcatcaattcttcagacatgtttagtaagttctgttctctgttttgtgtgcagctgtgttgtgttctgatgTCACATCACGACCGGTTTTCTTCattgttttcacaatttctctttgtgttaagaaaaataaagttatataGGTTATAACAACACAAGGGGTGTGTAAACAATGTCTGACTTTCAATTtgtgggtgaagtatccctttaagtgtcaAGCAAATAATGTCAAAATTCAAAAGTCTTTATGGTGCATAAAAAATGGTTTTAGGCATTATATACTTAATTTTAAGTGTTGAATCTTGcccaatatttatatatacacacacattttggacatcaaattaataaaataaatgcttgttTAATTATTGGATGTAAAatattttctctcttccaaatgtGTCTGCATTATTTCAGCTTGGATGCATTTTAAAACAGTGACATCCTGATTTCTTTATAACAACATTAACACTTAAAGGCAACTTCAGTAGGAGGCCCTGATGCTTATCGCTCCAGTTATTCTAGAAATAGGCCAAAACGCCTCCTGAAATCCACTTAGTTTTAGTGCCAGAAATAAGTGCAGATTTGGGCTCGTCCAACCGAGCGTGCTGCACTGCGGTGGAAAATGGCTCGCAGGTCTCTTGGCACATGTTTGATTATATCATGTGCACCTACAGCTGTTAATGCAACGCCACtgcagagaaagagagtgagatgCCCTGCGGCTGTTCTTGAGCACTGATGGGAAATAAGGGCCAGTTTTTGGGGGAGTGATGGGATATGCTGTATGGGTTGAGTTACAGCACTCTTGAACTGCACTggctctctctatttctcttaaCCCCCATTTTCTTGATTAATAATGCATCTACACCCAGCCCAGCTGATGTAGATTGAAAAAGCCACTTTCAAAATACGAAGCTTTTACTGTAGTTCATGCACAGTTAAATACTAATGTTAATGTTTGTTTACTGTGGAGTTCAGGGCACACATGCCACTAAAAGCAACAAAAATGCTCCCACGATTCAAACGGgaacacacaccgatcagccgtAACTTTAaacccacctgcctaatattgtgtaggtccccctcgtgccgccaaaacagcaccaatgtgcatctcagaatagcattcagacatgatattcttctcatcaaaattgtacagagtggttatctgagttactgtagactttgtctgtttgaaccagtctgaccattctctgttgacctctctcatcaacaaggtgtttccattcacagaactgtcgctcactggatgtttttggtttttggcaccattcagagtaaattctagagactgttgtgagtgaaaatcccagaaatactcaaaccagcccgtctggcaccaataatcatgccacggacgaaatcactgagatccaatttttttttcttctccccattctgatggtagatgtgaacattaactgaagctcctgacccgtatctgcatgattgtacgcactgcactgctgctgcacgattggctgattagatcatcgcatggatgattgttggtgccagacgggctggtttgaggatttctgggattttcactctCAACAGTTTCTAGATTCTACAtcaatcctccaccaaatttgacaccatggcttgaaggcctctccaggtctccgtctaaccgttagatgaccaggtggaggatcggtgatgatctgggggtgtttcggcaaggctggaatcgggcagattcgtctttgaaacatttaaatgtatgcatttggcagacgcttttatccaaagcaacttacagtgcacttattacagggacaatccccccggagcaacctggagttaagtgccttactcaaggacacaatggtggcatcttggtggtgctgggtcttgaacccccaaccttctggtcagtaaccctgagcctgaaccactgagccaccactgtccgTTGAATCAagtcacgtacaaggttatcccgGAATAAAACGTGCTTCCTTCTGCGCTGACGATGTTCCCCAACCCTGAGGATTGGGTTTTCCCAgttggacaatgctccatgccacacagccaggtcaatcaaggtgtggatggaggaccgccggatcaagaccctgccatggccagcccaatctccagacctgaaccccattgaacaccTCTGGAATGGGATCAAGAGGACagtggatggccacaagccatcaaacaaagccgagatgcttgaatttttaaatttgtttactgATATGCAGTGTCTGAGCTAGGGGGtgccaggggtggccgtggcaACCGTGGACCgtagcctggccaccccactcgcaattgcggttttagtaatttttttagtcATTTGGCACAATTCAGTACTTTAGTGGTGAAAACATCTCTGTACAAAATgaacatgtgtgcacaccaaagttgccaaacctctccgtcccgggtgtcattgtatccactcactaAAGCAGAGACAGACGGGTGTGTTTAAAGTGTATTTCAATCGAAAAGTCAACATTGATTTGTACCTACACTGCTGCTAAATCAATTCTCTCTTCTGTCACAGAACATGTACAATCAAAGACCATCGCCGGGACAACTTGTTTACCGCTAGTAGCTACACGACATGGAGGTCAAAGGTATACAGTGGACATCAACAGGATTTCTGAGTTTATTTAGTGGGACAaaaatcactattactattgctaaaCTCCTCATCCTCATCacgcactgtttgtgctacagacacgAATGATACCTTAAATGGTTAAACAGTGGAAGaaatctcatagattacattaaaGGAGGGACTCGAGGCATATCTAGAGACCAGTACGCCACTATAATGTTCATGATGAGATTCTGCACTACAAAATTGCTTTTTGGCTGATCATGATTCAATCGTGGGCAGTTTTAAAACTTTTTACTTAATGTAGTTTTGCTATAGTTTCCTCTGACGCAGCGATTTATGCAATTTTAATGCAAACACTTATTGTTTGTATTAGTGCGCGAGATATTTTCTTGCATCTTCtgtaacatttgtggcataatgttgattagcgtAAAGTCATTTGGACTCGTCCCTTCTTTATTGagcaaaaaagaagcaaaaatctgtgttgcaGTGAGTCACCTGGGGCCAATGTTAAaaaatcactgttttaaaagtgtagccaaatgacgtaaacaatatgcacgttaacatgattttaccgTGATAAAATCACGTACTAACCGGATCTGTGTTATAGACATGTTTAAGACTTAACGGAGACGATGTAATCCTGATTTAGACAACTTTgaaactcaaataatacacaagttttaacagaagaattcatgtaagtgcttttataaaatgataagtgccacatttctgcatttaaaggaacggttcacccaaacatgaaaattctcttataatttactcaccctcgtgccatcacagatgtgactTTCTATCGTCTGCTGAACAGAAACTGAGATTTTCAGgtctctgttggtccacacagtgcaagtggatggtgaccagaactttgaagcatcaaaaagcacataaaggcagcataaaagtaatcatgagacaccagtggtttaatccatgtcttccaaAGCAACATGATAGCTGTGgatgagacacagatcaatatttaagtcatttttactataaatatccactttcatatTCACattgagaaagtgaaagtggagatttatagtaaaaaagcatTCAAATATCGATCTGTTTTTCAACCGAAGTGATTGCGTCGCTTCATGAGACACCTGTTAacccactagagtcatatggattacttttatatgtgATTTCggcacttcaaagttctggtcaccatccacttgcattgtgtggacctacagagcggagatattcttctaaaaatctcaatttgtgttctgccgatgaaagaaagtcatacacatctgggatggcatgagggcgagtaagtgatgagagaatttaattttggggtgaactgtccctttaaatcctCATTgaagccccattgacttccattgtaagtgccacactgttactcagatttttgcctttttaaagaCAAAGAGGGATGtagcggtaatcaacattatgccacaaatgctgttgatgatTGCTGATTTAGTCAGGTTACttcaaatgatatatatatatatatgtatatgttagtTTTTCATATAAAGCACAATATTTAGGATTCAATGCATATTAATGTAAAGCATTGCATATATCCTTGTGTCATTTGAACAGAGGTCAACATAAAGCATGCTTTGATGTTAGAATTAACCAGTACACCTGCCTTCATGAAGATCTACATTGTCATTGAATTATTCTGGCAGCGTGTTTATAATCTGGTCAAAGTGATTAATGTGCTGCCTGTTGTTGCTTATATAACATGAGTGCATGTGTTTTCTAGGTATCCTTAAACCACAGATATTTAGATTCATCCATAGCGTTTTTTGACCTTAATGCATTGCATATGAATGTTTAATCCTAATGTTTATAATGCCACAAAACATGCAAGCTTTGCAGAATACTTTAACAAGAGAGTTTATTGTGTACTCTACACCTATGGTGCATTATTGTTGTAAAAATGACCTAGTACGAGTCTATCATATGCAGAGCATGTATTGtatgtacattacatttacatggaTATTTGCACATACCTGAGCATCGACACAGGTTAGAATCCTGATTAACTGGTGTTTACAGGTTTAGTTGAAACTCATGCAAGCTTTTAGTGGTTTAATCTGAAAAGCTTTGACTGTtttcaacataataataataataaaggcagTGTGCAGAATGATCAGTCTTTAGATGAATGTCTTATTCAAGAACAGTCGGGGGGATGCTCCAAAAATATCAAGTTAAAGCCCCgcaaatgtcctccaaggatgCCAGATAAAGGCTAAACAAATAGGAGAGATTATATGTGAACAGTTTGAAGGGTTGAACACTATTGGAGCTTCTCCAGCCTTCGCGCTACGGACGTCGGCCGCTTTTAATCGGACCCGCACTGTCCAACATACCCGATGCGCATTCACTGTCCGGAGGTCTTGATTAGTTCTTTCTTTTCGGGTTATTTCCATTAGACACAAATTGAGCCTGTTGTTGCACTCGAGAGGAATCCTCGTCGGCTGTTGCGCTCTCATCATGGACATCTGTGATGGGAAGCGTCGGATCTCTCTGCGCATGTGGTGCTTTTATATCGGGGTATTTGAGCGGATCCGTGGATTCGGAGTGCGCACTTTTGGAGAGGGATCTGGCTGTCCTTGACGCATTGGACTCGGTCGCGTTGTTATTGATCAGGTCTGCATGTGTGCCGTTGGTTTCTGTCCCGTTGGTGTTTGCGGTGCTGTTTGCGGTGCTGTTGGTGGCTGGACACACCGGTTTTCCGGATTGCGCGCCGGTGGGTTTCCAGATGAGGCTGTAATAGATGGCCAGTATGATCGCGGCGAGGGACACGGATAAAACGTATGCAAACACGGTGGCCAGCCTGACCCACTTCTTATTGGTCTTCGCAGCCATCTTTGCCTTTTTATCACCAGTGTAGGTGGCTGGTTTGCCCCTCTCCATGTTGGGCATGTAGTCCCTGTTCCTGTTGGCCCGGTTTTTCCCTCGATGCTCCACGACCCCGT belongs to Xyrauchen texanus isolate HMW12.3.18 chromosome 16, RBS_HiC_50CHRs, whole genome shotgun sequence and includes:
- the LOC127656793 gene encoding putative transmembrane protein INAFM2; translation: MPNMERGKPATYTGDKKAKMAAKTNKKWVRLATVFAYVLSVSLAAIILAIYYSLIWKPTGAQSGKPVCPATNSTANSTANTNGTETNGTHADLINNNATESNASRTARSLSKSAHSESTDPLKYPDIKAPHAQRDPTLPITDVHDESATADEDSSRVQQQAQFVSNGNNPKRKN